A genome region from Corallococcus soli includes the following:
- a CDS encoding SRPBCC family protein: MPRPHSLTLQRQLSTTAAEAFDFWVNPTKVAVWWGPNAGDTSDVRTFEVRVGGKYRVLTHAPNGDTYDFTGEFRAVEPGRKVSFTWDVEKSGPSQVTVTLDEQSGGAQLTLVHEGLQSEQDRDACIDGWNGALDKLEREARQWASGQGEAPASL, translated from the coding sequence ATGCCTCGTCCACACAGCCTCACGCTCCAACGGCAACTCTCCACCACCGCCGCCGAGGCCTTCGATTTCTGGGTGAACCCCACGAAGGTCGCCGTCTGGTGGGGCCCCAACGCTGGCGACACGAGCGACGTGCGGACGTTCGAGGTCCGCGTCGGCGGCAAGTACCGGGTCCTCACCCACGCGCCGAACGGCGACACCTACGACTTCACCGGTGAATTCCGAGCGGTCGAGCCCGGCCGGAAGGTGTCCTTCACCTGGGATGTCGAAAAGAGCGGCCCCTCACAAGTCACCGTCACCCTCGACGAGCAATCGGGCGGCGCGCAGCTGACGCTCGTTCACGAGGGCCTTCAGTCGGAACAGGACAGGGACGCCTGCATCGACGGCTGGAACGGGGCGCTCGACAAGCTGGAGCGCGAAGCGCGCCAGTGGGCCAGCGGACAGGGTGAGGCGCCCGCTTCGCTGTGA
- a CDS encoding RCC1 domain-containing protein, with protein MRRKSRSGLALLALGVVLALAGCGGARGQEPQEGSAQAVVTLPQALSASDVARVVLTVSGAGMTTRTDALVKTGGQWGGVLGQLPAGTGRTFSAQAFDASNTVRYEGQVTPVTIQVGQMTAVTLLLQEVNAPAPFDNAAPRILSLVASPATVAPGGQVTLQATADDPNAGDSLTYAWTAASGSFGAASSLTTAWTAPAVASQVVLTLTVTDSKGASASLSVTVTVSTGNGSAAVNVSFNTWPQVAAVTALPSTVDVGQPTLVTASASDADGDSLSYQWTATCPGTWTNATSASASFTPSAQPPGDNACARCVLTVAVEDGRGGRTRGSLGVCVGPPPVARFPPEVVETFHSIALVPAQGDTVVFRARARDPQGSALSFSWSADAAGLGTASDGTTTSEVLWTAPACLAAGPSLTVTVTVRNALGLSASANMVLEGGTPCAPAPRRVAWIAAGGAHSLIVRQDGTSAAWGHNGYGQLGDGTTVDRLLPVPVRVQGLTGATALSATAYHTLALKQDGTVWAWGYNDSGQLGDAADALRMTPTTVSGLTGVTALASGTYHSLALKQDGTVWAWGLNNLGQLGDGTTDSRPARMPVPGLTGVTALAASTYHSLALQQDGTVWTWGYNSSGQLGDGTTANRATPGRVQGLTDVSAIASGLVHSLALKQDGTVWAWGRNTDGQLGDGMAANSPVPVRVQGLTGITAIVAGAYHSLALKQDGTVWAWGRNSDGQLGDGTVAGSPTPVRVLGLTAVKALAGGDAHSLALLLDGTVWAWGYNGEGELGDGTTITRATPVRVQGLED; from the coding sequence ATGCGAAGAAAGAGTCGAAGCGGGCTGGCGTTGCTGGCCCTGGGCGTGGTGTTGGCATTGGCCGGGTGTGGCGGCGCGCGAGGACAAGAGCCGCAGGAGGGCAGCGCGCAGGCGGTGGTGACGCTGCCGCAGGCCTTGAGCGCCAGCGACGTGGCGCGGGTGGTGCTCACGGTGAGCGGCGCGGGCATGACGACGCGCACGGACGCACTGGTGAAGACGGGCGGGCAGTGGGGTGGGGTGCTGGGCCAGTTGCCCGCCGGCACGGGCCGCACCTTCAGCGCCCAGGCCTTCGACGCCTCCAACACCGTGCGCTACGAGGGCCAGGTGACGCCCGTCACCATCCAGGTCGGGCAGATGACGGCCGTCACGCTCCTCCTGCAGGAGGTGAATGCGCCCGCGCCCTTCGACAACGCGGCGCCGCGCATCCTCTCGCTGGTGGCCAGCCCCGCCACCGTGGCCCCGGGCGGCCAGGTAACCCTGCAGGCCACCGCGGACGACCCCAACGCGGGCGACAGCCTCACCTACGCCTGGACGGCCGCCTCGGGCAGCTTCGGCGCCGCCTCCAGCCTCACCACCGCCTGGACCGCCCCCGCGGTGGCCAGCCAGGTGGTGCTGACGCTGACGGTGACGGATTCCAAGGGCGCCTCGGCCTCCCTCAGCGTCACGGTGACGGTGAGCACCGGCAACGGCAGCGCGGCCGTCAACGTCTCCTTCAACACCTGGCCCCAGGTGGCCGCAGTGACGGCGCTGCCGTCCACCGTGGACGTAGGACAGCCCACGCTGGTGACGGCCTCCGCCAGCGACGCGGACGGTGACAGCCTCAGCTACCAGTGGACCGCGACGTGCCCGGGGACCTGGACGAATGCCACCTCCGCCAGCGCCAGCTTCACGCCCTCGGCGCAGCCTCCCGGCGACAACGCGTGCGCGCGGTGCGTGCTCACGGTGGCGGTGGAGGATGGCCGGGGTGGACGGACGCGGGGATCGCTGGGCGTCTGCGTGGGGCCGCCGCCGGTGGCCCGCTTCCCGCCGGAGGTGGTGGAGACGTTCCACTCGATCGCCCTCGTGCCGGCCCAGGGGGACACCGTCGTCTTCCGGGCGAGGGCGCGCGACCCGCAGGGCAGCGCGCTCTCCTTCTCCTGGAGCGCGGACGCGGCCGGGCTGGGCACGGCCAGCGATGGCACGACGACCAGCGAGGTGCTCTGGACGGCGCCTGCCTGCCTTGCCGCGGGCCCGTCACTCACGGTGACGGTGACCGTCCGCAACGCGCTGGGATTGTCCGCCAGCGCCAACATGGTCCTGGAGGGCGGCACGCCGTGCGCTCCGGCGCCGCGGCGGGTGGCCTGGATCGCCGCGGGAGGCGCGCACAGCCTGATCGTGAGGCAGGACGGCACCTCGGCCGCGTGGGGCCACAACGGCTACGGTCAGCTTGGCGACGGGACGACCGTGGATCGCCTCCTGCCCGTGCCGGTGCGGGTGCAGGGCCTCACGGGGGCCACGGCCCTGTCCGCCACCGCCTACCACACGCTCGCGCTCAAGCAGGACGGCACCGTGTGGGCCTGGGGATACAACGACTCCGGCCAGTTGGGGGACGCAGCGGACGCGCTCCGCATGACGCCGACGACGGTGTCGGGGCTCACGGGCGTCACGGCCCTGGCTTCGGGCACCTACCACTCGCTGGCGCTGAAACAGGACGGCACCGTGTGGGCCTGGGGCCTCAACAACCTGGGCCAGTTGGGAGACGGGACGACCGACAGCCGCCCGGCGCGGATGCCGGTGCCGGGGCTCACGGGCGTCACGGCCCTGGCCGCGAGCACCTATCACTCGCTCGCACTCCAGCAGGACGGCACCGTGTGGACCTGGGGCTACAACAGCTCCGGGCAGTTGGGGGACGGGACGACCGCGAACCGCGCCACGCCCGGGCGGGTGCAGGGATTGACGGATGTGTCGGCCATCGCATCGGGGCTCGTCCATTCGCTCGCCTTGAAACAGGACGGCACCGTCTGGGCCTGGGGCCGGAACACCGACGGTCAGCTCGGGGATGGGATGGCCGCGAACAGCCCGGTGCCGGTGCGGGTGCAGGGATTGACAGGCATCACGGCCATCGTCGCGGGGGCCTATCACTCGCTCGCGCTGAAACAGGACGGCACCGTGTGGGCCTGGGGCCGGAACTCCGACGGTCAGCTCGGGGATGGGACGGTCGCGGGAAGCCCCACGCCCGTGCGGGTGCTGGGATTGACGGCGGTGAAGGCGCTGGCCGGAGGCGACGCGCATTCACTGGCGTTGCTGCTGGATGGCACCGTGTGGGCCTGGGGCTACAACGGCGAGGGCGAGCTGGGCGATGGGACGACGATCACCCGCGCCACGCCCGTGCGGGTGCAGGGCCTGGAGGACTGA